Below is a window of Halobacillus amylolyticus DNA.
ACTAAAGACTCAAATGCATAATTGGATAATATATACAAAAGACGACTCTTAGATCAATAATTAGACTATTCTTGCATTTTATCGTTGAATTATGTCATAGAACAATAATTCTATGATAAAATGATCTAAAGTCCAAACGAATCAATCATGTGTTACCGGTGTACAATCAAAGATTAATGGCCGGAAATTTTAGCGTAGAATTATGTGATGGTGTATTAAAGGGGAATCCAATGACGAAATCAGTATTAGAAGTGTTCAGAGAAGAAGGTTTAAAGGGGAAGTCAGAATCAACTTGTGACACATATATACATGCATTAGAGCAATTTAACCATTGGTTAGAAGGAACGGGCACAAACTTAGAAGATTTTTCACGATCTGATGTGCAACAGTACATTGATTATCTGACGGCTAAACGGAAAAGTGCCGCAACTGTTAATAAAATTTGGAATGCCATTAAACCTTTTGCAAGATGGACAGGCAATGCCAAAGCTGTTCAGGATATACGTGTTGTTAAAATGGCTGACCTTAAAAAGCAAGCTCCTAAGGGATTAGATCGCATTGAGCGAAATCGATTAGTTCGTGAAGTAGATCGTGACGGTAACAAACGCGATTACGCTATTATCCTTATGCTTCTTTATACAGGAGTACGGGTCCGGGAACTCGTTTCCCTCAACAGAGATGATATTCAGAAAAGTGAACGAAAAGGTGAGGTCCGGGTTATTGGAAAAGGTAATCGGGAGAGAATTATCCCCTTAAACGTGGAGGTGCGTCGTGCGCTTACAGATTATCTTGATCAAAGGGGCGACAATCAACCAGCCTTATTTTTATCAAGCCGGGTGAAACGAATCAGTATTCGAAGTGTTCAAACCGTTCTTGGAAAGTACAAAGTCCACCCTCATGCTTTACGTCATACGTTTATCACAGGTCTTGTACGTGCGGGTGAAGACATTTCTGTCATTCAGTCATTGTCCGGTCATCAATCGGCTGACATGGTCCTCCGTTACAGTCAGCCCACCGCCCAGGATAAAGAAAAAGCTGTGGAAAATATCTACATTAATTCCTCCGGTTAATAAATAAGGGAGAGGAGTAATACTTTTGTATTTAAGGGAAAGAGAATTGTTAACATCAGAACAAAGGATACAGTTTATGAAAATCCCATCCGATATTAGTAAGTGGGAATTAGCGAGTTACTATACCCTTTCTCCACAAGACATTAATCTTATTAAACGTCGCAGAAGGGATCATAATCGTTTAGGGTTCGCTATTCAACTTTGCCTTCTGCGCTTTCCGGGCTGGACCTTATCTGATGCGAACCCTATTCCAAATGCTGTTTTAAACTTTATTGCAGACCAAATCCATGTGAACGCACAGGAATTTCAATATTATGCAGGACGGGAACAAACCAAATATGAACATTTGGAAGAAATCAGAAAGTTTTATGGATATACTTTCTTTT
It encodes the following:
- a CDS encoding tyrosine-type recombinase/integrase, which gives rise to MTKSVLEVFREEGLKGKSESTCDTYIHALEQFNHWLEGTGTNLEDFSRSDVQQYIDYLTAKRKSAATVNKIWNAIKPFARWTGNAKAVQDIRVVKMADLKKQAPKGLDRIERNRLVREVDRDGNKRDYAIILMLLYTGVRVRELVSLNRDDIQKSERKGEVRVIGKGNRERIIPLNVEVRRALTDYLDQRGDNQPALFLSSRVKRISIRSVQTVLGKYKVHPHALRHTFITGLVRAGEDISVIQSLSGHQSADMVLRYSQPTAQDKEKAVENIYINSSG